One Leifsonia shinshuensis DNA window includes the following coding sequences:
- a CDS encoding zinc-dependent alcohol dehydrogenase family protein, with the protein MKALYYETFSGPVAVRDLPSPELPDGGALLRVGASGLCRSDWHAWAGHDDSVRLPHVPGHEFAGVVEAVGAGVEQWRPGDRVTAPFVNGCGRCEWCLSGQAQVCPDQTQPGFTHWGSHAELVAVRAADLNLVAIPDGLPDAAAAALGCRFATAYRALTARAGLAQGEWVAVYGAGGVGLSAIVIARALGARPIAVDRSPAALETAARLGAEHVLAAGPDAPQAVAALTGGGAHVSVDAVGSAETATASVLSLRRRGRHVQIGLLAGGMPVLPLDRAIAWELDILGSHGMAAADYPGMLALVASGALRPELLVGRTVGLAEAARLLPLAESAPSTGITVLDPTLP; encoded by the coding sequence ATGAAGGCGCTGTACTACGAGACGTTCTCCGGCCCGGTCGCGGTGCGCGACCTCCCGTCCCCCGAACTGCCGGACGGCGGCGCGCTGCTCCGGGTCGGCGCCTCCGGGCTGTGCCGCAGCGACTGGCACGCGTGGGCAGGACACGACGACTCGGTGCGGCTGCCGCACGTCCCCGGCCACGAGTTCGCCGGAGTCGTGGAGGCCGTCGGCGCGGGCGTCGAGCAGTGGCGGCCGGGCGACCGCGTCACGGCGCCGTTCGTCAACGGCTGCGGGCGCTGCGAGTGGTGCCTCTCGGGTCAGGCGCAGGTGTGCCCCGACCAGACCCAGCCGGGCTTCACGCACTGGGGATCGCACGCCGAACTGGTCGCGGTGCGGGCGGCAGACCTCAACCTGGTCGCGATCCCGGACGGACTCCCGGACGCCGCCGCGGCCGCCCTCGGCTGCCGGTTCGCCACCGCGTACCGGGCGCTGACGGCGCGCGCCGGCCTCGCGCAGGGCGAGTGGGTCGCGGTCTACGGCGCGGGCGGTGTCGGGCTGAGCGCGATCGTCATCGCCCGCGCCCTCGGCGCCCGGCCGATCGCGGTCGACCGCTCCCCCGCCGCGCTGGAGACGGCTGCCCGGCTCGGCGCCGAGCACGTGCTTGCGGCCGGCCCCGACGCCCCGCAGGCCGTCGCGGCGCTCACCGGCGGCGGCGCGCACGTGTCGGTGGACGCCGTCGGCTCCGCCGAGACCGCGACCGCGAGCGTCCTGTCGCTGCGCCGGCGTGGGCGACACGTGCAGATCGGCCTCCTCGCCGGCGGGATGCCCGTGCTGCCGCTGGACCGGGCGATCGCGTGGGAGCTGGACATCCTCGGCAGCCACGGGATGGCGGCCGCCGACTACCCGGGGATGCTCGCGCTCGTGGCGTCCGGCGCCCTGAGGCCGGAGCTGCTGGTCGGCCGCACGGTCGGGCTCGCGGAGGCCGCGCGCCTCCTCCCGCTCGCGGAGTCGGCC
- the hpaE gene encoding 5-carboxymethyl-2-hydroxymuconate semialdehyde dehydrogenase gives MPQHHVPAGLPAKIQHFIDGRFVDSVSGKTFDVLDPVSNETYVQAAAGQKEDIDLAVAAAKRAFQEGPWPRMKPRERARVLNRIADAVAAQDARLAELETFDTGLPITQALGQAQRAAENFRFFADLIVAQADDAYKVPGSQLNYVNRKPIGVAGLITPWNTPFMLESWKLAPALATGNTVVLKPAEFTPLSASLWAEIFREAGVPDGVFNLVNGLGEEAGDALVKHPDVPLISFTGESSTGQLIFANAAPFLKGLSMELGGKSPAVVFADADLDAAIDSTLFGVFSLNGERCTAGSRILVERAVYDEFCERYAERAKRIVVGDPHDPKTEVGALVHPEHYAKVMSYVELGKQEGRLLAGGGRPEGIDHGNYIAPTVFADVAPDARIFQEEIFGPVVAITPFDSDAEALELANGVKYGLAAYLWTNDLTRAHTFAQNVEAGMVWLNSHNVRDLRTPFGGVKASGLGHEGGYRSIDFYTDQQAVHITLGPVHTPRFGAE, from the coding sequence ATGCCGCAGCACCACGTCCCTGCCGGTCTTCCGGCGAAGATCCAGCACTTCATCGACGGGAGGTTCGTCGACAGCGTCTCGGGGAAGACGTTCGACGTGCTCGACCCGGTGTCCAACGAGACCTACGTGCAGGCCGCCGCCGGGCAGAAGGAGGACATCGACCTCGCCGTCGCCGCAGCGAAGCGCGCGTTCCAGGAGGGCCCCTGGCCGCGGATGAAGCCGCGGGAGCGCGCCCGCGTCCTGAACCGCATCGCCGACGCCGTCGCCGCGCAGGACGCCCGGCTCGCGGAGCTGGAGACCTTCGACACCGGGCTGCCGATCACACAGGCGCTCGGCCAGGCGCAGCGCGCGGCCGAGAACTTCCGGTTCTTCGCCGACCTGATCGTGGCGCAGGCCGACGACGCCTACAAGGTACCGGGCAGCCAGCTCAACTACGTCAACCGCAAGCCGATCGGCGTCGCCGGGCTCATCACCCCGTGGAACACGCCGTTCATGCTGGAGAGCTGGAAGCTCGCCCCCGCGCTCGCGACCGGCAACACCGTCGTGCTCAAGCCGGCCGAGTTCACCCCGCTGTCCGCGTCGCTGTGGGCGGAGATCTTCCGCGAGGCGGGCGTGCCGGACGGCGTGTTCAACCTGGTCAACGGCCTGGGTGAGGAGGCGGGTGACGCGCTGGTGAAGCACCCGGACGTCCCGCTCATTTCGTTCACCGGTGAGAGCAGCACCGGCCAGCTCATCTTCGCCAACGCGGCTCCCTTCCTGAAGGGCCTGTCGATGGAGCTCGGCGGCAAGTCCCCCGCCGTGGTCTTCGCCGACGCCGACCTGGACGCCGCGATCGACTCCACCCTGTTCGGCGTCTTCTCGCTGAACGGCGAGCGCTGCACCGCCGGCTCCCGCATCCTGGTCGAGCGCGCCGTCTACGACGAATTCTGCGAGCGGTACGCCGAGCGCGCGAAGCGCATCGTGGTCGGCGACCCGCACGACCCGAAGACCGAGGTCGGCGCGCTCGTCCACCCCGAGCACTACGCGAAGGTGATGAGCTACGTCGAGCTCGGCAAGCAGGAGGGCCGCCTGCTCGCCGGCGGCGGCCGCCCCGAGGGCATCGACCACGGCAACTACATCGCCCCGACCGTGTTCGCCGATGTCGCGCCCGACGCGCGCATCTTCCAGGAGGAGATCTTCGGCCCGGTCGTCGCGATCACGCCGTTCGACTCCGACGCCGAGGCCCTGGAGCTCGCCAACGGGGTGAAGTACGGCCTCGCCGCCTACCTCTGGACCAACGACCTCACCCGCGCCCACACTTTCGCCCAGAACGTGGAGGCCGGGATGGTCTGGCTCAACTCGCACAACGTCCGCGACCTCCGCACCCCGTTCGGCGGAGTGAAGGCCTCGGGCCTCGGGCACGAGGGCGGCTACCGCTCCATCGACTTCTACACCGACCAGCAGGCCGTCCACATCACGCTGGGTCCGGTCCACACGCCGCGCTTCGGCGCAGAATGA
- a CDS encoding fumarylacetoacetate hydrolase family protein: protein MSDIGRPGKIIAVHLNYRSRAAQRGRTPAQPSYFFKPASSVAASGDVLERPTGTELLAFEGEVALIIGRPTRRVSPAEGWAAVSGITAANDFGLYDLRAADKGSNVRSKGGDGFTPLGAAVIPAAAIDPDAVRVRTWLNGELVQEGTSDDLLFPFGQLVADLSQLMTLEPGDVILTGTPAGSSVTQPGDIVEVEVDAPTAPGAPTSGRLVTRITEGTVPFGDFGTKPTVDDVQRSEAWGTPPTPAFTLTDDLRAQLASVATATLSSQLRKRGLNAVSIDGLTSTRPGAKLIGTARTLRYLPGREDLFASHGGGYNAQKRAFDAVGAGEVLVIEARGERGSGTVGDVLALRAQVKGAAGIVTDGGVRDLAEVAALDIPTYHAGPHPAVLGRKHVPWDADIAIACGGATVLPGDVIVGDADGLLVIPPGLVAEVVADAIEQEREEEFIAEMVRGGVKVDGLFPMNAEWKERYRAWLTQH from the coding sequence GTGAGCGACATCGGCCGGCCCGGCAAGATCATCGCGGTGCACCTCAACTACCGCTCGCGCGCCGCGCAACGCGGCCGCACCCCGGCGCAGCCGTCGTACTTCTTCAAGCCCGCGTCCTCGGTCGCGGCCTCGGGCGACGTGCTCGAGCGTCCCACCGGGACAGAGCTCCTCGCCTTCGAGGGCGAGGTCGCGCTCATCATCGGCCGGCCCACCCGCCGGGTCTCCCCCGCCGAAGGCTGGGCGGCCGTCTCGGGCATCACCGCCGCGAACGACTTCGGCCTCTACGATCTGCGCGCAGCCGACAAGGGCTCGAACGTCCGCTCGAAGGGCGGCGACGGCTTCACCCCGCTCGGCGCCGCCGTCATCCCGGCCGCGGCCATCGACCCGGACGCCGTGCGGGTGCGCACCTGGCTGAACGGCGAGCTGGTGCAGGAGGGGACGAGCGACGATCTGCTGTTCCCGTTCGGCCAGCTGGTCGCGGACCTCTCGCAGCTCATGACTCTGGAGCCGGGCGACGTCATCCTCACCGGCACGCCCGCCGGGTCGTCCGTCACGCAGCCGGGCGACATCGTGGAGGTGGAGGTCGACGCCCCGACGGCGCCTGGCGCCCCGACCTCCGGCCGGCTGGTCACCCGGATCACAGAGGGCACGGTCCCGTTCGGGGACTTCGGCACGAAGCCGACCGTGGATGACGTACAGCGCTCCGAGGCCTGGGGAACGCCTCCGACGCCCGCCTTCACGTTGACCGACGACCTCCGCGCCCAGCTCGCCTCCGTCGCCACCGCGACCCTCAGCTCGCAGCTGCGCAAGCGCGGCCTGAACGCCGTCTCCATCGACGGTCTCACCTCCACCCGCCCCGGCGCGAAGCTGATCGGCACGGCGCGGACCCTCCGCTACCTCCCCGGCCGCGAGGACCTGTTCGCGTCGCACGGCGGCGGCTACAACGCCCAGAAGCGGGCGTTCGACGCGGTCGGCGCCGGCGAGGTGCTCGTGATCGAGGCCCGCGGCGAGCGCGGCAGCGGCACTGTCGGCGACGTCCTGGCGCTGCGCGCGCAGGTGAAGGGCGCGGCCGGCATCGTGACCGACGGCGGCGTCCGCGACCTCGCGGAGGTGGCCGCCCTCGACATCCCGACGTACCACGCCGGCCCGCACCCGGCGGTGCTGGGCCGCAAGCACGTTCCGTGGGACGCGGACATCGCGATCGCCTGCGGCGGCGCGACCGTCCTGCCCGGCGACGTGATCGTGGGCGACGCGGACGGGCTCCTCGTCATCCCGCCCGGCCTCGTCGCCGAGGTGGTCGCAGACGCGATCGAGCAGGAGCGCGAGGAGGAGTTCATCGCGGAGATGGTGCGCGGCGGCGTGAAGGTCGACGGGCTGTTCCCGATGAACGCGGAGTGGAAGGAGCGGTACCGCGCATGGCTGACGCAGCACTGA
- a CDS encoding type II toxin-antitoxin system Phd/YefM family antitoxin translates to MTARDFNQDASAAKREAAREPLIITDRGTPSFVLLTYTDYRQLKGELDNIVDLLRQDDDGDFDADFPPMNFEAKEIDL, encoded by the coding sequence ATGACAGCGAGAGACTTCAACCAGGACGCCTCGGCGGCGAAGCGGGAGGCGGCACGCGAGCCTCTGATCATCACGGATCGCGGCACGCCGTCGTTCGTCCTCCTGACGTACACCGACTATCGCCAGTTGAAGGGCGAGCTCGACAACATCGTCGACCTCCTGCGCCAGGACGACGACGGCGACTTCGACGCCGACTTCCCGCCCATGAACTTCGAGGCGAAAGAGATCGACC
- a CDS encoding antibiotic biosynthesis monooxygenase family protein yields the protein MYTSTFIFEAKPYDDEFHRFNDEIAARARVIPGFLGEEEWHNETTGLHAEIYYWETLEALHQLIGMPVHKEAKSVHERWIGPYRVVIAEVLTTYGQQGLGLEHVPPAAATA from the coding sequence GTGTACACGTCGACCTTCATCTTCGAGGCGAAGCCCTACGACGACGAATTCCACCGGTTCAACGACGAGATCGCGGCGCGCGCCCGCGTCATCCCGGGGTTCCTCGGCGAGGAGGAGTGGCACAACGAGACCACCGGCCTGCACGCCGAGATCTACTACTGGGAGACCCTGGAGGCGCTGCACCAGCTGATCGGGATGCCCGTGCACAAGGAGGCCAAGAGCGTCCACGAGCGCTGGATCGGGCCGTACCGCGTGGTGATCGCGGAGGTGCTGACCACGTACGGGCAGCAGGGGCTGGGCTTGGAGCACGTGCCGCCGGCGGCCGCGACCGCCTGA
- the hpaH gene encoding 2-oxo-hept-4-ene-1,7-dioate hydratase: MLDTSTIHAIADELATAERQRTTVPLLTARHPGMTVEDSYAVQRVWVERGLAAGRRLVGRKIGLTSKVMQQATGITEPDYGAIFADMVHETGSVIPFDQYSNVRIEVELAFVLAEPLEGPDATLFDVLDATKYVVPALEILSSRIELQGRTIVDTISDNAAMGGMVVGGRPVAADAVDLRWVSALLYRNESVEESGVAAAVLDHPAAGVAWLANKLAQHGTRLEAGDIVLAGSFTRPLWVERGDTIHADYGTLGAVTCRFA; this comes from the coding sequence ATGCTCGACACTTCCACCATCCACGCGATCGCGGACGAGCTCGCGACCGCCGAGCGCCAGCGCACGACGGTCCCGCTGCTCACCGCCCGCCACCCCGGCATGACCGTGGAGGACTCCTACGCCGTGCAGCGCGTCTGGGTCGAGCGCGGACTCGCCGCCGGGCGCAGGCTGGTCGGGCGCAAGATCGGGCTGACCTCGAAGGTGATGCAGCAGGCGACCGGGATCACCGAGCCCGACTATGGGGCGATCTTCGCAGACATGGTCCACGAGACCGGATCCGTGATCCCGTTCGACCAGTACTCGAACGTCCGGATCGAGGTCGAGCTCGCCTTCGTCCTCGCCGAGCCGTTGGAGGGGCCGGACGCCACGCTGTTCGACGTGCTCGACGCGACGAAGTACGTCGTGCCCGCGCTGGAGATCCTCAGCTCGCGCATCGAGTTGCAGGGCCGCACCATCGTCGACACCATCTCCGACAACGCCGCGATGGGCGGCATGGTCGTCGGCGGACGGCCGGTCGCGGCGGACGCGGTCGACCTCCGCTGGGTCTCCGCGCTGCTCTACCGCAACGAGAGCGTCGAGGAGTCCGGCGTCGCCGCCGCCGTGCTCGACCACCCCGCCGCCGGCGTCGCCTGGCTCGCGAACAAGCTCGCGCAGCACGGCACGCGGCTGGAGGCCGGCGACATCGTCCTCGCCGGCTCCTTCACCCGCCCGCTCTGGGTGGAGCGCGGCGACACCATCCACGCCGACTACGGGACCCTGGGAGCCGTGACATGCCGATTCGCCTGA
- the hpaD gene encoding 3,4-dihydroxyphenylacetate 2,3-dioxygenase — protein sequence MSTPIPTPASAPPDVVRAAYMELVVTDLQASRDFYVDVLGLHITEEDEDAVYLRSLEEFIHHNLVLRKGPVAAVAAFAYRVRTPEDLDRAVAFYTELGCRVERRAGGFTKGVGDSVRVEDPLGFPYEFFYDVQHVERLTWNYEAHTPGELVRIDHFNQVTPDVPRAVKYMEDLGFRVTEDIQDEAGTTYAAWMRRKPTVHDTAMTGGDGPRMHHVAFSTHEKHNIIAICDKLGALRRSDAIERGPGRHGVSNAFYLYLRDPDGHRVEIYTQDYYTGDPDNPVVTWDVHDNQRRDWWGNPVVPSWYTDASPVLDLDGNVQPLTTRTDDSEMAVTIGADGFSYTRKDDTEHGFKLGAQL from the coding sequence ATGAGCACCCCCATCCCCACCCCCGCCTCCGCCCCGCCGGACGTCGTCCGCGCCGCGTACATGGAGCTCGTCGTCACCGACCTGCAGGCCAGTCGCGACTTCTACGTCGACGTGCTCGGCTTGCACATCACCGAGGAGGACGAGGACGCGGTCTACCTGCGCAGCCTCGAGGAGTTCATCCACCACAACCTCGTGCTGCGGAAGGGCCCGGTCGCGGCCGTCGCCGCGTTCGCGTACCGCGTCCGCACCCCCGAGGACCTGGACCGCGCCGTCGCGTTCTACACCGAGCTCGGCTGCCGGGTCGAGCGCCGGGCCGGTGGCTTCACGAAGGGCGTCGGCGACAGCGTCCGCGTGGAGGACCCGCTGGGCTTCCCGTACGAGTTCTTCTACGACGTGCAGCACGTCGAGCGCCTGACCTGGAACTACGAGGCGCACACCCCCGGAGAGCTCGTGCGCATCGACCACTTCAACCAGGTGACGCCGGACGTGCCACGCGCCGTGAAGTACATGGAGGACCTGGGCTTCCGGGTGACGGAGGACATCCAGGACGAGGCGGGCACGACGTACGCGGCGTGGATGCGCCGCAAGCCCACCGTGCACGACACCGCGATGACCGGCGGCGACGGCCCGCGCATGCACCATGTCGCGTTCTCCACGCACGAGAAGCACAACATCATCGCGATCTGCGACAAGCTCGGCGCCCTCCGCCGCAGCGACGCCATCGAGCGCGGCCCCGGTCGGCACGGCGTCTCCAACGCGTTCTACCTGTACCTGCGCGACCCCGACGGCCACCGCGTGGAGATCTACACGCAGGACTACTACACCGGCGACCCGGACAACCCGGTCGTCACCTGGGACGTCCACGACAACCAGCGCCGCGACTGGTGGGGCAACCCGGTCGTGCCCTCCTGGTACACGGACGCGTCCCCGGTGCTCGACCTCGACGGCAACGTCCAGCCGCTCACCACCCGCACGGACGACTCCGAGATGGCGGTCACGATCGGCGCGGACGGGTTCTCGTACACGCGCAAGGACGACACCGAGCACGGGTTCAAGCTGGGGGCGCAGCTCTAG
- a CDS encoding cysteine hydrolase family protein, giving the protein MTDSNPTALLVIDLQKGVLPGCLDADAVVARAAALVDRARAAGTPVVWVQHETEDLPWESAPWQLADGLVPARGERLVRKEYRDAFAGTDLDEVLESLDVTRLVVAGAQTDYCIRTTTQSAAVRGYDVVLVGDAHTTTDAEWEGVTIGAEQIVAHTNRYFSGLRYPGQEFGVASAAEVGL; this is encoded by the coding sequence GTGACCGACTCGAACCCCACCGCCCTGCTCGTGATCGACCTGCAGAAGGGGGTCCTCCCCGGCTGCCTGGACGCGGACGCCGTCGTCGCCCGGGCCGCCGCCCTGGTCGACCGGGCGCGGGCCGCCGGCACGCCGGTGGTCTGGGTGCAGCACGAGACCGAAGACCTCCCGTGGGAGAGCGCCCCGTGGCAGCTCGCCGACGGGCTGGTCCCGGCGAGGGGCGAGCGGCTGGTCCGCAAGGAGTACCGCGACGCGTTCGCGGGCACCGACCTGGACGAGGTGCTGGAGTCTCTCGACGTCACCCGCCTGGTCGTCGCGGGCGCGCAGACCGACTACTGCATCCGCACCACGACGCAGAGCGCGGCGGTCCGCGGCTACGACGTCGTGCTCGTCGGCGACGCGCACACCACGACCGACGCGGAGTGGGAGGGCGTGACCATCGGCGCGGAGCAGATCGTGGCGCACACGAACCGGTACTTCTCGGGGCTGCGGTACCCGGGGCAGGAGTTCGGGGTGGCGAGTGCGGCGGAGGTCGGGCTCTAG
- a CDS encoding aldolase/citrate lyase family protein — translation MPIRLTPAATFADRLRAADRTLYGIWSCAGSPLVAEICAGSGLDILLIDGEHSPVGLESILAQLQAAAAYPVVPVVRAPIGDAVILKQLLDLGAQNVLVPMVSSAAEAEEMVRAVRYPPLGVRGVGSALARSSRWSRIPDYLARAHELVSLTVQIETTDGLAAAAAIAAVEGVDALLVGPADLAASMGLLGQQDHPDVVAAVEDVIRAGREAGTPVGVNAFDPAMAARYAEAGAAYVLVGSDVTLLARASEGLATRFVGDAGGPAPAAY, via the coding sequence ATGCCGATTCGCCTGACCCCCGCCGCGACCTTCGCCGACCGCCTCCGCGCGGCCGACCGGACCCTGTACGGGATCTGGTCCTGCGCCGGGAGCCCGCTCGTCGCGGAGATCTGCGCAGGCAGCGGGCTCGACATCCTCCTGATCGACGGCGAGCACTCCCCCGTCGGGCTGGAGTCGATCCTGGCCCAGCTGCAGGCGGCGGCCGCCTACCCGGTCGTCCCGGTCGTGCGCGCGCCGATCGGGGACGCGGTGATCCTCAAGCAGCTGCTCGACCTGGGCGCGCAGAACGTCCTCGTGCCGATGGTGTCCAGCGCGGCGGAGGCCGAGGAGATGGTGCGGGCGGTGCGGTATCCGCCGCTCGGCGTCCGCGGCGTCGGCAGCGCGCTCGCCCGCTCGTCGCGGTGGAGCCGGATCCCCGACTACCTGGCACGCGCCCACGAGCTGGTGTCACTGACCGTCCAGATCGAGACCACCGACGGCCTCGCGGCCGCGGCGGCGATCGCGGCGGTGGAGGGCGTGGACGCGCTGCTCGTCGGCCCGGCCGACCTGGCGGCGTCGATGGGTCTGCTCGGGCAGCAGGACCACCCGGACGTGGTCGCGGCCGTCGAGGACGTCATCCGCGCCGGCCGCGAGGCCGGCACCCCGGTGGGCGTCAACGCGTTCGACCCGGCGATGGCCGCGCGGTACGCGGAGGCAGGCGCGGCGTACGTGCTGGTCGGCAGCGACGTGACGCTGCTGGCACGGGCGTCCGAAGGACTCGCGACGCGGTTCGTCGGCGACGCCGGCGGCCCCGCTCCGGCCGCCTACTGA
- a CDS encoding (deoxy)nucleoside triphosphate pyrophosphohydrolase, with protein sequence MTSPSRTLQVVAAVIVRDGAVLACRRAPHKDAAGRWEFPGGKVEAGETPEAALARELREELGVDVRVGALLDRTVTGQVDLACYAATLLGPAPTASTDHDALEWRGTGALAGLDWADADLPVVARLAELEAEALTAAAAVAPTEEEAR encoded by the coding sequence GTGACCTCTCCGAGCCGGACCCTCCAGGTCGTCGCCGCCGTGATCGTGCGCGACGGCGCCGTGCTCGCCTGCCGGCGGGCTCCGCACAAGGACGCCGCGGGCCGGTGGGAGTTCCCGGGCGGCAAAGTGGAGGCGGGCGAGACGCCGGAGGCTGCGCTGGCACGGGAGCTGCGCGAGGAGCTCGGCGTGGACGTCCGGGTGGGCGCTCTGCTCGACCGGACCGTGACCGGGCAGGTCGATCTGGCCTGCTACGCGGCGACGCTCCTCGGCCCGGCGCCGACGGCCTCCACGGATCACGACGCGCTGGAGTGGCGCGGGACGGGCGCGCTCGCCGGCCTCGACTGGGCCGATGCCGACCTGCCGGTCGTCGCACGGCTCGCCGAGCTGGAGGCGGAGGCGCTGACGGCGGCCGCGGCGGTCGCGCCGACCGAGGAGGAGGCCCGATGA
- a CDS encoding GntR family transcriptional regulator — MADAALNAVAPSKSQLAYEFVRARIEDGRYVSGYRLVLGAIAGELGISVVPVREAIRRLEAEGLVTFEKNVGAQVAFLHPTEYTYTMETLALVEGAATQMSAPRLTADHLRRARQVNDAMIASLGGFDPHRFTQLNQEFHSVLYEECPNPHILDLVHRGWNRLAVLRDSVFSFVPGRARESVAEHEHIVALIESGAEPLEIELAARRHRLATLDAFRAYQRGHASPDEHDEHDEHDH, encoded by the coding sequence ATGGCTGACGCAGCACTGAACGCGGTCGCGCCGAGCAAGTCGCAGCTCGCCTACGAGTTCGTCCGCGCCCGGATCGAGGACGGCCGCTACGTGTCGGGCTACCGGCTGGTGCTCGGGGCGATCGCCGGCGAGCTCGGCATCAGCGTGGTCCCGGTGCGCGAGGCGATCCGGCGGCTGGAGGCCGAGGGCCTGGTGACGTTCGAGAAGAACGTGGGCGCCCAGGTCGCTTTCCTGCATCCCACCGAGTACACGTACACGATGGAGACGCTGGCGCTCGTGGAGGGCGCGGCCACCCAGATGTCGGCGCCGCGGCTCACGGCCGACCATCTGCGCCGGGCGCGCCAGGTCAACGACGCCATGATCGCAAGCCTCGGCGGCTTCGACCCGCACCGCTTCACCCAGCTCAACCAGGAGTTCCATTCGGTGCTCTACGAGGAGTGCCCGAACCCGCACATCCTCGACCTCGTGCACCGCGGCTGGAATCGGCTCGCCGTCCTCCGCGACTCCGTCTTCAGCTTCGTGCCCGGTCGCGCACGCGAGTCGGTCGCCGAGCACGAGCACATCGTCGCCCTCATCGAGTCGGGCGCCGAGCCGCTCGAGATCGAGCTCGCCGCCCGCCGCCACCGGCTGGCCACCCTGGACGCCTTCCGCGCCTATCAGCGCGGTCACGCGTCCCCGGATGAGCACGACGAGCACGACGAGCACGACCACTGA